In a genomic window of Flavobacterium lipolyticum:
- a CDS encoding RNA polymerase sigma factor gives MKEKEQEFLNRIESHKGILYKVSKMYMDNPDDQQDLFQEIICQLWKSYDSFRNESQFSTWMYRVAVNTAIVFLKKEKRKVDKYEIASENIKDDEGDSHIKESQIDHFYKAVQKLEKIDKAIIFYQLEGFSHKEIGENLGISEGNARVKLNRAKEKLKEIIKNQGYGF, from the coding sequence TTGAAAGAGAAAGAACAGGAATTTTTAAATCGGATCGAAAGTCATAAAGGAATACTGTACAAGGTTTCCAAGATGTACATGGATAATCCTGACGATCAACAGGATTTGTTTCAGGAAATTATCTGTCAGCTTTGGAAATCGTATGATTCTTTTAGAAATGAAAGTCAGTTTTCGACCTGGATGTATCGTGTAGCCGTGAATACAGCCATTGTTTTTCTGAAAAAGGAAAAACGAAAGGTGGATAAATACGAAATCGCTTCCGAAAATATTAAGGATGATGAAGGAGATTCGCACATCAAAGAAAGTCAGATCGATCATTTTTATAAAGCTGTTCAAAAACTCGAAAAAATAGATAAAGCGATCATTTTTTATCAGCTGGAAGGGTTTTCTCATAAGGAAATTGGAGAGAATTTAGGAATTTCAGAAGGAAATGCCAGGGTAAAATTAAACAGAGCAAAAGAAAAATTAAAAGAAATAATTAAAAATCAGGGATATGGATTTTAA
- the bioD gene encoding dethiobiotin synthase has product MKIFITGISTDVGKTVTSAIVVEALEADYWKPVQAGDLDFSDTHKVKSQISNSKSQFFPNAYELNTPASPHLAAEIDGLTIDLKKIMEPRTDNHLVVEGAGGIFVPLNEKDSIIDLIQADYKVIVVSRHYLGSINHTLLTVEAIQNRGFEVAGIIFSGSENQSTESLILNKTGIKCIGRIDEEPYFDQNVIREYADQFRENLLNL; this is encoded by the coding sequence ATGAAAATATTTATAACCGGAATTTCAACAGATGTTGGTAAAACCGTTACTTCGGCAATCGTTGTTGAAGCTTTAGAGGCCGATTACTGGAAACCTGTTCAGGCCGGAGATTTGGATTTTAGTGATACACACAAGGTAAAATCTCAAATTTCAAATTCGAAATCTCAATTTTTCCCAAATGCATACGAGTTAAATACACCGGCAAGTCCGCATCTGGCAGCAGAAATAGATGGGCTTACGATCGATTTGAAGAAGATTATGGAACCTCGAACTGATAATCATTTGGTTGTAGAAGGTGCAGGGGGGATTTTTGTTCCGTTGAATGAAAAGGATTCCATTATCGATCTAATTCAGGCCGATTATAAAGTAATTGTGGTTTCAAGACATTATTTGGGGAGTATCAATCACACCTTGTTAACCGTAGAAGCGATTCAGAACAGAGGTTTTGAAGTGGCAGGAATCATTTTCAGCGGAAGCGAAAACCAATCGACTGAAAGTTTAATTCTGAATAAAACCGGAATAAAATGTATCGGAAGAATTGATGAAGAACCTTATTTTGATCAAAATGTAATTCGAGAATATGCCGATCAGTTTAGAGAGAACTTACTTAATTTATAG
- a CDS encoding aminotransferase class I/II-fold pyridoxal phosphate-dependent enzyme has translation MKLPENLNQKLEIRKQNNSLRKLPVFSNRIDFSSNDYIGFSKSESIFKLTHTYLLENEIFQNGATGSRLISGNHSLYQITETFIAEFHDAESALIFNSGYDANVGFFSAVPQRNDVILYDELSHASIRDGITMSNAKSYKFNHNDFEDLERLIQKFPDTTVYIVTETVFSMDGDSPNLEELVVLSEKYNCYLVVDEAHTLGVFGEKGEGLMQYLKLHHRIFARIMTFGKGLGCHGATVLGSTALKEYLVNFARSFIYTTGLSPHSVATIFVAYKQLEAEKATIEKLRSNIVFFNQHKNLLGLKPMFVRSKSAIQSAIVPGNENVKRLAEQLQGKGFDVKPILSPTVPEGQERLRFCIHSYNSDKEINEVLELLGNFVF, from the coding sequence ATGAAATTACCGGAGAACCTGAATCAGAAATTAGAGATACGAAAGCAAAATAATTCGCTTAGAAAATTACCGGTTTTTAGTAACCGAATAGATTTTTCATCAAATGATTATATAGGCTTTTCAAAATCAGAATCTATTTTTAAGTTAACTCATACTTATTTGCTGGAAAACGAAATTTTTCAAAACGGCGCAACCGGATCACGATTGATCTCAGGAAATCACTCTTTATATCAAATTACAGAAACGTTTATTGCGGAATTTCATGACGCTGAATCGGCGTTAATCTTTAATTCGGGTTACGATGCCAATGTTGGTTTTTTTAGCGCTGTACCGCAAAGAAATGATGTTATATTGTATGATGAGTTAAGTCATGCCTCTATTCGTGATGGCATCACTATGTCTAATGCAAAATCATATAAATTCAATCACAATGATTTTGAAGATTTAGAACGTCTTATTCAGAAATTTCCGGATACTACGGTTTATATTGTTACCGAAACGGTTTTTTCTATGGATGGGGATAGTCCTAATTTAGAAGAATTAGTAGTCTTGTCTGAGAAGTACAATTGTTATCTGGTAGTTGATGAAGCGCATACTTTAGGTGTATTTGGAGAAAAAGGGGAAGGTTTGATGCAATATTTGAAATTGCATCATAGAATTTTTGCCCGAATTATGACTTTCGGTAAGGGCTTAGGATGTCATGGAGCAACAGTTCTAGGAAGTACAGCTCTTAAAGAATATCTCGTAAATTTTGCCAGAAGCTTCATTTATACTACAGGTTTATCACCTCATTCTGTTGCGACAATTTTTGTAGCCTACAAACAATTGGAAGCAGAGAAAGCAACCATTGAAAAGTTACGCAGTAATATTGTGTTTTTCAATCAGCACAAAAACTTATTAGGACTAAAGCCAATGTTTGTTCGGAGTAAATCGGCAATACAATCGGCTATTGTTCCGGGAAACGAAAATGTAAAACGCCTCGCAGAACAACTTCAGGGTAAAGGATTCGATGTAAAGCCGATACTTTCTCCAACCGTTCCGGAAGGTCAGGAACGTTTGCGTTTTTGTATTCATAGTTACAATTCAGATAAAGAGATCAACGAAGTTTTAGAATTACTGGGAAACTTCGTGTTTTAG
- a CDS encoding TraB/GumN family protein: protein MKKLVTSALAVIALVFSGTTQAQNKSPELENSLLWEVSGNGLSKPSYLYGTIHAICSKDYFLSEKTKKAFDASTELVLEIDLADPKEMADMQQMAMGKEPLSKKLSPQQLTKLGVILEKATGMTVKQVDALSMATVMSLIAVKSFGCDDIKFYEMEFIEQAKKRNIDIGGLETVKSQVKVLENAYTDDELLNMLEGLNTSLTSESVAFYKTENIKGLYGVTVDEKMSSEKTNKIILDDRNGNWVKKMPKLMKNQSVFFAVGSAHLGGEYGVINLLRKVGYKVKPIMN, encoded by the coding sequence ATGAAAAAATTAGTTACATCTGCACTTGCTGTAATCGCATTAGTTTTTAGTGGAACGACACAGGCACAGAATAAATCTCCAGAACTTGAAAATTCGCTTTTATGGGAAGTGTCGGGAAATGGACTGTCAAAGCCGTCTTACTTATACGGAACAATTCATGCGATATGCTCAAAAGACTATTTTCTATCTGAAAAAACAAAGAAGGCATTTGACGCTTCTACTGAATTGGTTTTAGAAATTGATTTGGCTGATCCAAAAGAAATGGCAGATATGCAGCAAATGGCTATGGGGAAAGAGCCGTTAAGTAAGAAATTGAGTCCGCAACAACTTACGAAATTGGGTGTAATTCTTGAAAAAGCGACCGGAATGACGGTGAAACAAGTGGACGCTTTGAGTATGGCTACAGTAATGAGTCTGATTGCTGTCAAAAGTTTTGGCTGTGATGATATTAAATTTTATGAAATGGAGTTTATCGAGCAAGCTAAGAAAAGAAATATCGACATCGGAGGTTTGGAAACGGTAAAAAGCCAAGTGAAAGTACTCGAGAATGCCTATACAGATGATGAATTGCTTAATATGTTGGAAGGGTTAAATACTTCGCTAACATCTGAGTCAGTTGCCTTTTATAAGACTGAAAATATAAAGGGATTGTATGGTGTTACAGTTGATGAAAAAATGTCGAGTGAAAAAACAAATAAGATTATCTTAGACGATAGAAATGGCAATTGGGTTAAGAAGATGCCGAAATTGATGAAAAATCAGAGTGTTTTTTTTGCAGTAGGATCGGCACATTTGGGAGGTGAGTATGGAGTGATTAATTTATTAAGAAAAGTAGGGTATAAGGTAAAACCAATAATGAATTAA